The Streptomyces sp. NBC_01244 genome contains a region encoding:
- a CDS encoding sensor histidine kinase, whose protein sequence is MDGTVTLRIPPPHRDDVLLAVFSVAAGLLLWSLGVYSSPTRDLFPAWAALVPLLALGAMELLRRSLPRVTLAVGTAGVIADQFTVGNLATVLIFTDLMYAAVVYGTPAMARRLPVQTGLITIAVTIASVAWLRTPQALLIGVITGIVSFGPALTGATLRNHREAAIAARLRAEQTALLAEMDRSQAVVAERARMARELHDMVANHLSAIAIHSTAALSIDSPATSREALGVIRENSVQGLAEMRRLIGLLRDAGGGQEAVATPSLDGLDALLDQARTNGAASGLDFVLLDDRPSGEPLPAPVELAAYRIVQESLTNALKHAAPGTVTVRLARERPAGGDRAGGGALHVRVDSPYGERPGPRAPGSGAGLIGMRERTELLGGAFEAGRADAVWQVRATLPVEEEAVRA, encoded by the coding sequence TTGGATGGGACCGTGACCCTCCGTATCCCGCCACCGCACCGCGACGACGTCCTGCTCGCCGTGTTCAGCGTGGCCGCCGGCCTGCTCCTGTGGTCGCTCGGGGTGTACAGCTCCCCCACCCGGGACCTGTTCCCGGCCTGGGCCGCCCTGGTGCCGCTCCTCGCCCTCGGCGCGATGGAGCTGCTGCGCCGCAGCCTGCCCCGGGTGACTCTGGCGGTCGGCACCGCGGGGGTGATCGCCGACCAGTTCACCGTGGGGAACCTGGCCACGGTCCTGATCTTCACCGACCTGATGTACGCGGCCGTCGTCTACGGCACGCCCGCCATGGCCCGCCGCCTTCCGGTCCAGACCGGCCTGATCACCATCGCCGTCACCATTGCCTCCGTGGCCTGGCTGCGCACCCCGCAGGCCCTGCTGATCGGCGTGATCACCGGCATCGTGAGCTTCGGCCCGGCGCTGACCGGGGCCACGCTGCGCAACCACCGCGAGGCCGCCATCGCCGCCCGGCTGCGCGCCGAGCAGACCGCGCTGCTGGCCGAAATGGACCGGTCGCAGGCGGTCGTGGCCGAGCGGGCGCGGATGGCCCGCGAGCTGCACGACATGGTGGCCAACCACCTCTCCGCCATCGCCATCCACTCCACCGCCGCGCTCTCCATCGACTCCCCCGCCACCAGCCGGGAGGCGCTCGGGGTGATCCGGGAGAACAGCGTGCAGGGGCTGGCCGAGATGCGCCGCCTGATCGGGCTGCTGCGGGACGCGGGCGGCGGACAGGAGGCCGTCGCCACGCCCTCCCTGGACGGGCTGGACGCCCTGCTGGACCAGGCCCGTACGAACGGGGCCGCGAGCGGGCTGGACTTCGTACTCCTCGACGACCGGCCGTCCGGGGAGCCCCTGCCCGCCCCGGTGGAGCTGGCGGCGTACCGGATCGTCCAGGAGTCGCTGACCAACGCCCTCAAGCACGCCGCCCCCGGCACGGTCACCGTCCGCCTGGCCCGCGAGCGCCCCGCGGGTGGTGACCGGGCCGGGGGCGGCGCACTGCACGTCAGGGTCGACTCCCCCTACGGCGAGCGCCCCGGCCCCCGCGCACCCGGCTCCGGCGCCGGCCTGATCGGCATGCGCG
- a CDS encoding Vgb family protein has product MPGTPTIRRRFHRLLTASLGALLAVAVQAAPARADVGDVTEYPLTTPDSFPAGITAGPDRALWFTESDGNRIGRITTGGTVTEFAVPTESSFPFDITQGPDRALWFTEGAADKIGRITTEGTVTEFPLPVAGSFPLGITLGADRALWFTENGTNKIGRMRLDGTVTEYAIPTPDSFPYHIAAGPGGVWFTEGIAGKIGRVDHAGNVTEYPLPTGFEFPSDIAAGPGGMWFTASEQIGRITPTGTITLFPNPGGGADGITRGPDGNMWYADPLGAIGRITPTGEITEFPVPGGAEKVPFNIATGPDRNVWFTELLGNAIGRVDALPGRGPGPHAGAAQPGPRREDSRHERPRHLLPCVPGTPSGAASFCR; this is encoded by the coding sequence ATGCCGGGCACGCCGACGATCCGCCGACGATTCCACCGCCTGCTCACCGCGTCCCTGGGTGCCCTGCTCGCGGTCGCGGTGCAGGCCGCTCCCGCCCGGGCCGACGTGGGGGACGTGACGGAGTATCCGCTCACGACCCCGGATAGCTTCCCCGCCGGGATCACGGCGGGACCGGACCGGGCGCTGTGGTTCACCGAGTCCGATGGCAACAGGATCGGACGCATCACGACCGGCGGCACCGTCACCGAGTTCGCCGTACCCACCGAATCGAGCTTCCCCTTCGACATCACACAGGGCCCCGACCGCGCCCTGTGGTTCACCGAGGGAGCGGCCGACAAGATCGGGCGGATCACCACCGAGGGCACGGTCACGGAATTCCCCCTGCCCGTGGCGGGCAGTTTCCCCTTGGGCATCACGCTCGGCGCCGACCGCGCCCTGTGGTTCACCGAGAACGGGACGAACAAGATCGGGCGGATGCGGCTCGACGGAACGGTCACCGAGTACGCCATCCCCACGCCGGACAGCTTCCCGTACCACATCGCGGCCGGCCCCGGCGGTGTGTGGTTCACGGAGGGGATCGCAGGCAAGATCGGCCGCGTCGACCACGCCGGCAACGTGACCGAGTACCCGCTGCCCACCGGGTTCGAGTTCCCGAGCGACATCGCGGCCGGCCCCGGCGGGATGTGGTTCACCGCTTCCGAGCAGATCGGGCGGATCACCCCGACGGGCACCATCACACTCTTCCCGAACCCGGGCGGAGGCGCCGACGGCATCACCCGCGGCCCCGACGGGAACATGTGGTACGCCGACCCGCTCGGTGCCATCGGGCGGATCACCCCGACAGGGGAGATCACCGAGTTCCCGGTGCCGGGCGGCGCGGAGAAGGTGCCCTTCAACATCGCGACGGGGCCCGACCGGAACGTCTGGTTCACCGAACTCCTCGGCAACGCCATCGGCCGCGTCGACGCGCTCCCGGGCCGGGGGCCCGGCCCGCACGCCGGCGCCGCGCAGCCGGGTCCGCGCCGCGAGGACTCGCGCCACGAGCGCCCGCGCCACCTGCTGCCCTGCGTCCCCGGGACACCCTCGGGGGCGGCCTCGTTCTGCCGCTGA
- a CDS encoding cob(I)yrinic acid a,c-diamide adenosyltransferase encodes MVNLTRIYTRTGDKGTTALGDMSRTAKTDLRISAYADANEANAAIGTAIALGSLPADVVKVLVRVQNDLFDVGADLCTPVAENPEYPPLRVEQFYVDKLEADCDLFNGELEKLRSFILPGGTPGAALLHQACTVVRRAERSTWAALEAHGEVMNPLTATYLNRLSDLLFILARTANKEVGDVLWVPGGDR; translated from the coding sequence ATGGTGAACCTCACGCGCATCTACACCCGCACCGGTGACAAAGGCACGACCGCACTGGGCGACATGAGCCGCACGGCCAAGACCGATCTGCGGATCTCGGCGTACGCCGACGCCAACGAGGCCAACGCGGCCATCGGGACGGCGATCGCGCTCGGCTCGCTGCCCGCCGATGTCGTGAAGGTCCTGGTCCGGGTGCAGAACGACCTGTTCGACGTCGGCGCCGACCTCTGCACCCCGGTCGCCGAGAACCCCGAGTACCCGCCGCTGCGCGTCGAGCAGTTCTACGTGGACAAGCTGGAGGCCGACTGCGACCTCTTCAACGGTGAGCTGGAGAAGCTCCGCAGCTTCATCCTCCCCGGCGGCACCCCCGGCGCGGCCCTCCTGCACCAGGCCTGCACGGTGGTCCGGCGCGCCGAGCGCTCCACGTGGGCCGCCCTGGAGGCGCACGGCGAGGTCATGAACCCGCTGACCGCCACCTACCTCAACCGCCTCTCCGACCTCCTGTTCATCCTGGCCCGCACGGCCAACAAGGAGGTCGGCGACGTCCTGTGGGTCCCGGGCGGGGACCGCTAG